A stretch of Aythya fuligula isolate bAytFul2 chromosome 1, bAytFul2.pri, whole genome shotgun sequence DNA encodes these proteins:
- the PCF11 gene encoding pre-mRNA cleavage complex 2 protein Pcf11 isoform X2, which produces MSAPEGSAGSSEAREDACRDYQSSLEDLTFNSKPHINMLTILAEENVPFAKDIVSLIEAQIAKAPASEKLPVMYLMDSIVKNVGREYLTAFTKNLVATFICVFEKVDENTRKSLFKLRSTWDDIFPLKKLYALDVRVNSLDPAWPIKPLPPNVNTSSIHVNPKFLNKSPEESTAPTSAVTSGASTPPAVPEIQKNLTQEQLIRQQLLAKQKQLLELQQKKLELELEQTKAQLAVSLSVQQGSSTIASVPAPSKPHVSQTPHMTVKPPHQTSVQSEKIKPSPSPPLHDIKIVNRDPRLNRMAQHSSHAKDQSHRKEFPPNTTSQSDTKASKTSQAEKQNSTKQEKLKAGEKIQKKELDQSEAKSKSPSPLKNKLPSTKDTKNQESESTKVSEISKRDPRLKRHLQEKPEGKEDEVKEKRRNVEKKEKEEHKTCEHRPVGSRNKVVNGVVQKQDTPTEESEKQGGKQGRSSNRKRSRSRSPKSRSPSTHSPKRRERRSPKRRLRSLSPTSSTPKIGKIRQIGPKQSHVEEPTQAARDERNSNKRNVKQEVRDPRRVKKAQEDRPQETASQHSTKASPDPKENAENWQGSKAGKRWKSGWEENKNSQQSEEHQALGKAPHQRHRENWTAAKGILSPRAPKQQHRLSVDANLQIPKELTSASKRELLKKANDRLASGEITQDEFLMVAHQIRQLFQYQEGKHRCNVWDSPTEEKCVLKKKPLLSDAELTYYEHKAKLKRTQVQHSLSRLDLLDPDDILDYHLPDALLSGIECEQAKAKRGVQFDRKEPFGERSRRHSPVSGTNRPFPDNLSPLESRRRLEEQNATKGARGSKTFDPYDSWGESEEFRDALRQQGKGTPEFQKIDGDAICRFDNREERQLLGQAGVREEPRSPFSERFKRARYEDLEKAPFPESPGARFGGIEAKQRISALMEDRPLFDGSPRQPPARVGVDGPGSPFGDGPAAGSTSRIDGPPGQAALRFEGPLVGAGASQFDGPLAGAGGSGALRFEGPPGQLAGALRFEGPPGQVGGGGPLRFEGPLGPLRFEGPAGQPVGGPRFEGPGVGLRFDGPRGQPSGGLRFEGPHGQPLGPRGQPGGGLRFEGPHGQPLGPHGQPGGGLRFEGPHLQPLGPHGQPGGGLRFEGPHGQPMGPHGPSGGGLRFEGPHGPPGVGPRLIDGPVHQGAGGLRFDGPLGRTGPRFDGCHAGFDGQPGQLSLLQRFDGIHGQPGPRFERAPGQQGQARFDTAIPQRFDGPHQPASRFDLPLGLQGARFENVANHPASRLEMSPYGQGGPFVDHPSQGYNGPSHGMQFQRPDIFDGSPGPNFNGPAGPGAQNFSLRASGHYFDEKNLQGPQYGGFNSMAVGSNQVSLMSAQPGPYGQGQQYLPNPGSFVQNPAGGLPHSYPDNHLGQLDVNELFAKLLSTGILKLSKTDSTSALNETSAQPAAEEEDDDQSDQDVPDLTNFTVEELRQRYDSVINRLYTGIQCYSCGMRFTTSQTDVYADHLDWHYRQNRTEKDVSRKITHRRWYYSLTDWIEFEEIADLEERAKSQFFEKAHEEVVLKTQEAAKEKEFQSVPAGPAGAVESCEICQEQFEQYWDEEEEEWHLKNAIRVDEKIYHPSCYEDYQNTSSFDCTPSPSKNPVESPLNIMLNIGKQETQESCDSPKVKEEPDDTPPACAEESTPASTDIKTEPDESV; this is translated from the exons ATGTCGGCCCCGGAGGGCAGCGCTGGTAGCAGCGAGGCCCGGGAGGACGCGTGTCGCGATTACCAGTCGTCGCTGGAGGACCTGACGTTCAACAGCAAGCCGCACATCAACATGCTGACCATCCTGGCCGAGGAGAACGTGCCCTTCGCCAAGGACATCGTCTCCCTGATCGAGGCGCAAATCGCCAAG GCTCCTGCATCAGAGAAGCTCCCTGTTATGTACCTTATGGATTCCATTGTCAAGAATGTGGGAAGAGAGTATCTTACTGCATTTACTAAAAACCTAGTTGCaacatttatttgtgtatttgaaaAG gtGGATGAAAATACTaggaaaagtttatttaaattacGCTCCACATGGgatgatatttttcctttgaagaaacTATATGCCCTTGATGTCAGAGTCAACTCATTAGATCCTGCTTGGCCAATTAAACCTCTGCCCCCAAATGTGAATACTTCTAGCATCCATGTGAATCctaagtttttaaataaatcg ccAGAGGAATCTACTGCACCTACCTCTGCTGTCACTTCTGGTGCCTCTACTCCTCCAGCTGTtcctgaaatacagaagaatttgACACAAGAGCAACTGATAAGGCAGCAATTGcttgcaaagcaaaaacagtTGTTAgaacttcagcaaaaaaaattaGAGCTGGAGCTGGAACAGACTAAAGCACAGTTG GCTGTTTCTCTTAGCGTTCAGCAAGGATCATCTACTATAGCTTCAGTTCCAGCACCTTCCAAGCCACATGTGTCACAGACACCTCATATGACAGTTAAACCACCTCATCAGACTTCTGTGCAATCTGAAAAAATCAAACCATCCCCAAGTCCTCCACTTCATGATATCAAAATAGTAAATAGGGATCCTCGACTTAATAGGATGGCTCAACATTCTTCTCATGCTAAAGATCAATCTCATAGGAAAGAATTTCCACCAAACACAACCAGTCAGTCTGATACCAAGGCAAGCAAAACATCacaggctgaaaaacaaaactccacaaagcaagagaaattgaaagcaggtgaaaaaatacagaagaaagagCTTGATCAGTCAGAAGCAAAATCTAAATCACCATCtcctttgaaaaacaagttACCCAGTACTAAAGATACTAAAAACCAGGAAAGTGAAAGCACAAAAGTATCTGAAATCAGTAAACGGGATCCAAGACTGAAAAGACATCTTCAGGAAAAGCCAGAGGGCAAGGAGGATGAggtgaaagagaagaggagaaatgtagagaaaaaagaaaaagaggaacatAAGACGTGTGAACATAGACCAGTAGGCAGCAGAAATAAAGTAGTTAATGGTGTTGTTCAGAAACAAGACACACCTacagaagaatcagaaaaacAGGGTGGAAAACAAGGGAGATCAAGTAACAGAAAACGGTCACGGTCACGCTCTCCTAAGTCACGGTCACCATCTACACATTCTccaaaaagaagagagaggagatcACCCAAAAGAAGACTCAGAAGCTTATCTCCCACTTCGTCAACTCCTAAAATCGGAAAGATACGTCAGATAGGTCCTAAGCAGTCTCATGTTGAAGAACCCACACAGGCAGCAAGAGATGAAAGAAATTCTAATAAGCGGAACGTGAAACAAGAGGTGCGAGATCCACGGAGAGTGAAAAAAGCCCAAGAAGACAGGCCTCAAGAAACAGCAAGTCAGCATTCTACAAAAGCTTCTCCCGATCCAAAGGAGAATGCAGAAAACTGGCAGGGATCCAAAGCAGGCAAGAGGTGGAAATCTGgttgggaagaaaacaaaaa CTCGCAGCAGAGTGAAGAGCACCAAGCACTTGGTAAAGCTCCTCACCAAAGACACCGGGAAAACTGGACTGCTGCTAAAGGAATTTTATCACCCCGAgcaccaaagcagcagcacaggttAAGTGTGGATGCCAATTTACAAATTCCTAAAGAATTGACATCTGCAAGCAAGAGAGAATTACTTAAAAAG GCCAATGATCGCTTAGCATCTGGTGAAATAACTCAAGATGAATTCCTCATGGTAGCTCATCAGATTCGACAGCTGTTCCAGTACCAGGAAGGGAAGCACAGATGTAATGTGTGGGATAGCCCTACAgaggagaaatgtgttttgaaaaagaaacctcTTCTATCTGATGCAGAATTAACATACTACGAACacaaagctaaattaaaaagaacCCAAGTTCAGCATTCATTATCAAGGCTTGATCTGTTGGATCCCGATGATATTTTGGATTATCATTTACCTGATGCGTTGCTTTCTGGAATAGAATGTGagcaagcaaaagcaaagcgTGGAGTACAGTTTGACAGAAAAGAGCCATTTGGAGAAAGATCTAGGAGGCATTCTCCTGTAAGTGGCACTAACAGACCTTTTCCTGATAACCTTTCACCGCTTGAGAGTCGACGAAGACTTGAGGAACAAAATGCTACTAAAGGAGCAAGAGGTTCTAAAACATTCGATCCTTATGACAGCTGGGGAGAATCAGAGGAATTTAGAGATGCTCTCAGACAACAGGGAAAAGGCACACCGGAGTTCCAGAAAATAGATGGTGATGCAATTTGCAGATTTGATAATCGTGAAGAAAGACAGCTTCTCGGGCAAGCTG gtgttcGAGAGGAACCAAGATCGCCATTCAGTGAGCGTTTCAAAAGAGCTAGATATGAAGATCTGGAGAAAGCACCATTTCCAGAAAGTCCAGGAGCAAGATTTGGAGGCATTGAAGCCAAGCAGAGAATAAGTGCACTAATGGAAGACAGACCTCTATTTGATGGCTCACCTAGACAACCTCCTGCAAGGGTTGGGGTAGATGGACCAGGAAGTCCTTTTGGTGatggtcctgctgctggttcAACTTCTCGAATTGATGGGCCACCTGGACAGGCTGCTCTGAGATTTGAGGGGCCGTTGGTCGGAGCAGGTGCATCACAGTTCGATGGACCACTGGCGGGGGCAGGGGGATCAGGAGCCCTGAGATTTGAGGGGCCACCAgggcagctggcaggagctCTCAGATTTGAAGGACCCCCAGGACAGGTTGGAGGAGGAGGTCCACTGAGGTTTGAGGGACCTCTTGGGCCTTTGCGCTTTGAGGGTCCTGCGGGCCAGCCTGTAGGTGGTCCTAGATTTGAAGGACCTGGAGTTGGTCTCAGGTTTGACGGACCCCGTGGTCAGCCTTCAGGTGGTCTCAGGTTTGAGGGACCCCATGGTCAACCTCTGGGGCCTCGAGGTCAACCAGGGGGTGGTCTCAGGTTTGAGGGACCCCATGGTCAGCCCTTGGGGCCTCATGGTCAACCAGGGGGTGGTCTCAGGTTTGAGGGGCCACATTTACAGCCCTTGGGGCCCCATGGTCAACCTGGAGGTGGCCTCAGATTTGAGGGGCCACATGGGCAGCCTATGGGGCCACATGGACCATCAGGAGGTGGGCTCAGGTTTGAGGGGCCACATGGACCTCCAGGTGTAGGTCCTAGGTTGATTGACGGACCAGTACACCAGGGAGCTGGTGGACTTAGATTTGATGGTCCTCTGGGACGGACGGGTCCAAGATTTGATGGCTGTCATGCTGGATTTGATGGTCAGCCTGGACAGCTGTCTCTTTTGCAAAGATTTGACGGAATTCATGGACAGCCTGGCCCAAGATTTGAAAGGGCACCTGGCCAGCAGGGACAGGCACGATTCGATACAGCCATACCTCAAAGATTTGATGGTCCTCACCAGCCAGCCTCAAGGTTTGACCTGCCCCTTGGCCTTCAAGGTGCACGGTTCGAAAATGTAGCTAACCATCCTGCCTCAAGATTAGAAATGTCGCCATACGGACAAGGCGGTCCGTTCGTTGATCATCCCAGCCAGGGCTACAATGGACCATCTCATGGGATGCAGTTCCAGAGGCCTGACATATTTGATGGTTCGCCAGGACCAAATTTCAATGGGCCAGCTGGCCCAGGAGCACAGAATTTCTCATTGAGAGCATCTGGACATTATTTTGACGAAAAAAATCTTCAGGGTCCTCAATATGGAGGCTTCAATAGTATGGCAGTGGGAAGTAATCAG GTTTCGCTCATGTCTGCTCAGCCAGGACCGTATGGCCAAGGTCAGCAGTATTTGCCAAATCCTGGAAGCTTTGTTCAGAACCCTGCAG GAGGCCTTCCACATTCGTATCCTGATAACCACCTTGGCCAGCTTGATGTCAATGAATTGTTTGCTAAACTGTTGTCAACAGGAATTCTCAAACTGTCAAAAACTGATTCCACTTCAGCAC TGAATGAAACATcagcccagccagctgctgaaGAGGAGGATGATGACCAGAGTGATCAAGATGTCCCAGACCTCACAAACTTTACAGTTGAAGAACTCAGACA GCGTTATGATAGTGTTATTAATCGACTATACACTGGAATTCAGTGTTACTCATGTGGAATGAGATTCACTACTTCACAGACAGATGTTTATGCCGATCACTTAGATTGGCATTATCGCCAGAACCGCACAGAAAAAGATGTTAGCAGAAAAATTACTCACAGAAGGTGGTACTACAGTTTAACA GATTGGATTGAATTTGAAGAAATAGCTGATCTAGAGGAACGTGCAAAAAGCcaattttttgaaaaagctCATGAAGAAGTTGTGCTCAAGACACAAGAagctgcaaaagagaaagagtTTCAGAGTGTCCCTGCTGGACCAGCTGGAGCAGTTGAA AGCTGTGAAATTTGCCAAGAGCAATTTGAACAATATTGGGACGAGGAAGAGGAAGAGTGGCACCTAAAGAATGCTATACGAGTAGATGAAAAG atttacCATCCATCTTGTTATGAAGACTACCAAAAC ACATCATCATTTGATTGCACACCATCTCCCAGCAAGAATCCTGTAGAAAGTCCTCTAAATATTATGTTGAACATTGGTAAACAAGAAACACAAGAGTCCTGTGACTCGCCTAAAGTCAAAGAAGAACCTGATGACACCCCTCCTGCCTGTGCAGAAGAGAGCACACCTGCATCTACAGATATTAAAACAGAACCTGATGAGTCTGTTTAA
- the PCF11 gene encoding pre-mRNA cleavage complex 2 protein Pcf11 isoform X1, producing the protein MSAPEGSAGSSEAREDACRDYQSSLEDLTFNSKPHINMLTILAEENVPFAKDIVSLIEAQIAKAPASEKLPVMYLMDSIVKNVGREYLTAFTKNLVATFICVFEKVDENTRKSLFKLRSTWDDIFPLKKLYALDVRVNSLDPAWPIKPLPPNVNTSSIHVNPKFLNKSPEESTAPTSAVTSGASTPPAVPEIQKNLTQEQLIRQQLLAKQKQLLELQQKKLELELEQTKAQLAVSLSVQQGSSTIASVPAPSKPHVSQTPHMTVKPPHQTSVQSEKIKPSPSPPLHDIKIVNRDPRLNRMAQHSSHAKDQSHRKEFPPNTTSQSDTKASKTSQAEKQNSTKQEKLKAGEKIQKKELDQSEAKSKSPSPLKNKLPSTKDTKNQESESTKVSEISKRDPRLKRHLQEKPEGKEDEVKEKRRNVEKKEKEEHKTCEHRPVGSRNKVVNGVVQKQDTPTEESEKQGGKQGRSSNRKRSRSRSPKSRSPSTHSPKRRERRSPKRRLRSLSPTSSTPKIGKIRQIGPKQSHVEEPTQAARDERNSNKRNVKQEVRDPRRVKKAQEDRPQETASQHSTKASPDPKENAENWQGSKAGKRWKSGWEENKNSQQSEEHQALGKAPHQRHRENWTAAKGILSPRAPKQQHRLSVDANLQIPKELTSASKRELLKKANDRLASGEITQDEFLMVAHQIRQLFQYQEGKHRCNVWDSPTEEKCVLKKKPLLSDAELTYYEHKAKLKRTQVQHSLSRLDLLDPDDILDYHLPDALLSGIECEQAKAKRGVQFDRKEPFGERSRRHSPVSGTNRPFPDNLSPLESRRRLEEQNATKGARGSKTFDPYDSWGESEEFRDALRQQGKGTPEFQKIDGDAICRFDNREERQLLGQAGVREEPRSPFSERFKRARYEDLEKAPFPESPGARFGGIEAKQRISALMEDRPLFDGSPRQPPARVGVDGPGSPFGDGPAAGSTSRIDGPPGQAALRFEGPLVGAGASQFDGPLAGAGGSGALRFEGPPGQLAGALRFEGPPGQVGGGGPLRFEGPLGPLRFEGPAGQPVGGPRFEGPGVGLRFDGPRGQPSGGLRFEGPHGQPLGPRGQPGGGLRFEGPHGQPLGPHGQPGGGLRFEGPHLQPLGPHGQPGGGLRFEGPHGQPMGPHGPSGGGLRFEGPHGPPGVGPRLIDGPVHQGAGGLRFDGPLGRTGPRFDGCHAGFDGQPGQLSLLQRFDGIHGQPGPRFERAPGQQGQARFDTAIPQRFDGPHQPASRFDLPLGLQGARFENVANHPASRLEMSPYGQGGPFVDHPSQGYNGPSHGMQFQRPDIFDGSPGPNFNGPAGPGAQNFSLRASGHYFDEKNLQGPQYGGFNSMAVGSNQVSLMSAQPGPYGQGQQYLPNPGSFVQNPAGGLPHSYPDNHLGQLDVNELFAKLLSTGILKLSKTDSTSAQVNETSAQPAAEEEDDDQSDQDVPDLTNFTVEELRQRYDSVINRLYTGIQCYSCGMRFTTSQTDVYADHLDWHYRQNRTEKDVSRKITHRRWYYSLTDWIEFEEIADLEERAKSQFFEKAHEEVVLKTQEAAKEKEFQSVPAGPAGAVESCEICQEQFEQYWDEEEEEWHLKNAIRVDEKIYHPSCYEDYQNTSSFDCTPSPSKNPVESPLNIMLNIGKQETQESCDSPKVKEEPDDTPPACAEESTPASTDIKTEPDESV; encoded by the exons ATGTCGGCCCCGGAGGGCAGCGCTGGTAGCAGCGAGGCCCGGGAGGACGCGTGTCGCGATTACCAGTCGTCGCTGGAGGACCTGACGTTCAACAGCAAGCCGCACATCAACATGCTGACCATCCTGGCCGAGGAGAACGTGCCCTTCGCCAAGGACATCGTCTCCCTGATCGAGGCGCAAATCGCCAAG GCTCCTGCATCAGAGAAGCTCCCTGTTATGTACCTTATGGATTCCATTGTCAAGAATGTGGGAAGAGAGTATCTTACTGCATTTACTAAAAACCTAGTTGCaacatttatttgtgtatttgaaaAG gtGGATGAAAATACTaggaaaagtttatttaaattacGCTCCACATGGgatgatatttttcctttgaagaaacTATATGCCCTTGATGTCAGAGTCAACTCATTAGATCCTGCTTGGCCAATTAAACCTCTGCCCCCAAATGTGAATACTTCTAGCATCCATGTGAATCctaagtttttaaataaatcg ccAGAGGAATCTACTGCACCTACCTCTGCTGTCACTTCTGGTGCCTCTACTCCTCCAGCTGTtcctgaaatacagaagaatttgACACAAGAGCAACTGATAAGGCAGCAATTGcttgcaaagcaaaaacagtTGTTAgaacttcagcaaaaaaaattaGAGCTGGAGCTGGAACAGACTAAAGCACAGTTG GCTGTTTCTCTTAGCGTTCAGCAAGGATCATCTACTATAGCTTCAGTTCCAGCACCTTCCAAGCCACATGTGTCACAGACACCTCATATGACAGTTAAACCACCTCATCAGACTTCTGTGCAATCTGAAAAAATCAAACCATCCCCAAGTCCTCCACTTCATGATATCAAAATAGTAAATAGGGATCCTCGACTTAATAGGATGGCTCAACATTCTTCTCATGCTAAAGATCAATCTCATAGGAAAGAATTTCCACCAAACACAACCAGTCAGTCTGATACCAAGGCAAGCAAAACATCacaggctgaaaaacaaaactccacaaagcaagagaaattgaaagcaggtgaaaaaatacagaagaaagagCTTGATCAGTCAGAAGCAAAATCTAAATCACCATCtcctttgaaaaacaagttACCCAGTACTAAAGATACTAAAAACCAGGAAAGTGAAAGCACAAAAGTATCTGAAATCAGTAAACGGGATCCAAGACTGAAAAGACATCTTCAGGAAAAGCCAGAGGGCAAGGAGGATGAggtgaaagagaagaggagaaatgtagagaaaaaagaaaaagaggaacatAAGACGTGTGAACATAGACCAGTAGGCAGCAGAAATAAAGTAGTTAATGGTGTTGTTCAGAAACAAGACACACCTacagaagaatcagaaaaacAGGGTGGAAAACAAGGGAGATCAAGTAACAGAAAACGGTCACGGTCACGCTCTCCTAAGTCACGGTCACCATCTACACATTCTccaaaaagaagagagaggagatcACCCAAAAGAAGACTCAGAAGCTTATCTCCCACTTCGTCAACTCCTAAAATCGGAAAGATACGTCAGATAGGTCCTAAGCAGTCTCATGTTGAAGAACCCACACAGGCAGCAAGAGATGAAAGAAATTCTAATAAGCGGAACGTGAAACAAGAGGTGCGAGATCCACGGAGAGTGAAAAAAGCCCAAGAAGACAGGCCTCAAGAAACAGCAAGTCAGCATTCTACAAAAGCTTCTCCCGATCCAAAGGAGAATGCAGAAAACTGGCAGGGATCCAAAGCAGGCAAGAGGTGGAAATCTGgttgggaagaaaacaaaaa CTCGCAGCAGAGTGAAGAGCACCAAGCACTTGGTAAAGCTCCTCACCAAAGACACCGGGAAAACTGGACTGCTGCTAAAGGAATTTTATCACCCCGAgcaccaaagcagcagcacaggttAAGTGTGGATGCCAATTTACAAATTCCTAAAGAATTGACATCTGCAAGCAAGAGAGAATTACTTAAAAAG GCCAATGATCGCTTAGCATCTGGTGAAATAACTCAAGATGAATTCCTCATGGTAGCTCATCAGATTCGACAGCTGTTCCAGTACCAGGAAGGGAAGCACAGATGTAATGTGTGGGATAGCCCTACAgaggagaaatgtgttttgaaaaagaaacctcTTCTATCTGATGCAGAATTAACATACTACGAACacaaagctaaattaaaaagaacCCAAGTTCAGCATTCATTATCAAGGCTTGATCTGTTGGATCCCGATGATATTTTGGATTATCATTTACCTGATGCGTTGCTTTCTGGAATAGAATGTGagcaagcaaaagcaaagcgTGGAGTACAGTTTGACAGAAAAGAGCCATTTGGAGAAAGATCTAGGAGGCATTCTCCTGTAAGTGGCACTAACAGACCTTTTCCTGATAACCTTTCACCGCTTGAGAGTCGACGAAGACTTGAGGAACAAAATGCTACTAAAGGAGCAAGAGGTTCTAAAACATTCGATCCTTATGACAGCTGGGGAGAATCAGAGGAATTTAGAGATGCTCTCAGACAACAGGGAAAAGGCACACCGGAGTTCCAGAAAATAGATGGTGATGCAATTTGCAGATTTGATAATCGTGAAGAAAGACAGCTTCTCGGGCAAGCTG gtgttcGAGAGGAACCAAGATCGCCATTCAGTGAGCGTTTCAAAAGAGCTAGATATGAAGATCTGGAGAAAGCACCATTTCCAGAAAGTCCAGGAGCAAGATTTGGAGGCATTGAAGCCAAGCAGAGAATAAGTGCACTAATGGAAGACAGACCTCTATTTGATGGCTCACCTAGACAACCTCCTGCAAGGGTTGGGGTAGATGGACCAGGAAGTCCTTTTGGTGatggtcctgctgctggttcAACTTCTCGAATTGATGGGCCACCTGGACAGGCTGCTCTGAGATTTGAGGGGCCGTTGGTCGGAGCAGGTGCATCACAGTTCGATGGACCACTGGCGGGGGCAGGGGGATCAGGAGCCCTGAGATTTGAGGGGCCACCAgggcagctggcaggagctCTCAGATTTGAAGGACCCCCAGGACAGGTTGGAGGAGGAGGTCCACTGAGGTTTGAGGGACCTCTTGGGCCTTTGCGCTTTGAGGGTCCTGCGGGCCAGCCTGTAGGTGGTCCTAGATTTGAAGGACCTGGAGTTGGTCTCAGGTTTGACGGACCCCGTGGTCAGCCTTCAGGTGGTCTCAGGTTTGAGGGACCCCATGGTCAACCTCTGGGGCCTCGAGGTCAACCAGGGGGTGGTCTCAGGTTTGAGGGACCCCATGGTCAGCCCTTGGGGCCTCATGGTCAACCAGGGGGTGGTCTCAGGTTTGAGGGGCCACATTTACAGCCCTTGGGGCCCCATGGTCAACCTGGAGGTGGCCTCAGATTTGAGGGGCCACATGGGCAGCCTATGGGGCCACATGGACCATCAGGAGGTGGGCTCAGGTTTGAGGGGCCACATGGACCTCCAGGTGTAGGTCCTAGGTTGATTGACGGACCAGTACACCAGGGAGCTGGTGGACTTAGATTTGATGGTCCTCTGGGACGGACGGGTCCAAGATTTGATGGCTGTCATGCTGGATTTGATGGTCAGCCTGGACAGCTGTCTCTTTTGCAAAGATTTGACGGAATTCATGGACAGCCTGGCCCAAGATTTGAAAGGGCACCTGGCCAGCAGGGACAGGCACGATTCGATACAGCCATACCTCAAAGATTTGATGGTCCTCACCAGCCAGCCTCAAGGTTTGACCTGCCCCTTGGCCTTCAAGGTGCACGGTTCGAAAATGTAGCTAACCATCCTGCCTCAAGATTAGAAATGTCGCCATACGGACAAGGCGGTCCGTTCGTTGATCATCCCAGCCAGGGCTACAATGGACCATCTCATGGGATGCAGTTCCAGAGGCCTGACATATTTGATGGTTCGCCAGGACCAAATTTCAATGGGCCAGCTGGCCCAGGAGCACAGAATTTCTCATTGAGAGCATCTGGACATTATTTTGACGAAAAAAATCTTCAGGGTCCTCAATATGGAGGCTTCAATAGTATGGCAGTGGGAAGTAATCAG GTTTCGCTCATGTCTGCTCAGCCAGGACCGTATGGCCAAGGTCAGCAGTATTTGCCAAATCCTGGAAGCTTTGTTCAGAACCCTGCAG GAGGCCTTCCACATTCGTATCCTGATAACCACCTTGGCCAGCTTGATGTCAATGAATTGTTTGCTAAACTGTTGTCAACAGGAATTCTCAAACTGTCAAAAACTGATTCCACTTCAGCAC AAGTGAATGAAACATcagcccagccagctgctgaaGAGGAGGATGATGACCAGAGTGATCAAGATGTCCCAGACCTCACAAACTTTACAGTTGAAGAACTCAGACA GCGTTATGATAGTGTTATTAATCGACTATACACTGGAATTCAGTGTTACTCATGTGGAATGAGATTCACTACTTCACAGACAGATGTTTATGCCGATCACTTAGATTGGCATTATCGCCAGAACCGCACAGAAAAAGATGTTAGCAGAAAAATTACTCACAGAAGGTGGTACTACAGTTTAACA GATTGGATTGAATTTGAAGAAATAGCTGATCTAGAGGAACGTGCAAAAAGCcaattttttgaaaaagctCATGAAGAAGTTGTGCTCAAGACACAAGAagctgcaaaagagaaagagtTTCAGAGTGTCCCTGCTGGACCAGCTGGAGCAGTTGAA AGCTGTGAAATTTGCCAAGAGCAATTTGAACAATATTGGGACGAGGAAGAGGAAGAGTGGCACCTAAAGAATGCTATACGAGTAGATGAAAAG atttacCATCCATCTTGTTATGAAGACTACCAAAAC ACATCATCATTTGATTGCACACCATCTCCCAGCAAGAATCCTGTAGAAAGTCCTCTAAATATTATGTTGAACATTGGTAAACAAGAAACACAAGAGTCCTGTGACTCGCCTAAAGTCAAAGAAGAACCTGATGACACCCCTCCTGCCTGTGCAGAAGAGAGCACACCTGCATCTACAGATATTAAAACAGAACCTGATGAGTCTGTTTAA